Proteins encoded together in one Myxococcus stipitatus window:
- a CDS encoding glycosyltransferase family 2 protein produces the protein MLVSLVIPVYNEIPTLAELLRRCIAVDFPKELVLVDDCSRDGSREFLQQLAEQGVGVLGGTPCNRNEIRVLFQDKNQGKGAALRRGFAEATGDIVLVQDADLEYDPRDIPRVIQPILDGEADVVFGSRFTGTPRRVLYFWHTVLNNFLTTLSNMTSGLNLTDMETCYKAFRAEVLRSIEVEEERFGFEPEITAKVARGNWRIYEVPISYHGRTYEEGKKIGWKDGVRALYVIGKYALKR, from the coding sequence ATGCTCGTCTCACTCGTCATCCCCGTCTACAACGAGATCCCCACCCTCGCGGAGCTGTTGCGACGTTGCATCGCGGTCGACTTCCCCAAGGAGCTCGTCCTCGTGGACGATTGCTCCCGGGACGGAAGCCGGGAGTTCCTCCAGCAGCTCGCGGAGCAGGGTGTGGGCGTGCTCGGGGGGACGCCGTGCAACCGCAACGAAATCCGGGTGCTGTTCCAGGACAAGAACCAGGGCAAGGGCGCCGCGCTGCGGCGAGGGTTCGCGGAGGCGACGGGTGACATCGTCCTGGTGCAGGACGCGGACCTGGAATACGACCCGCGAGACATCCCCCGGGTCATCCAGCCCATCCTGGACGGGGAGGCAGACGTGGTGTTCGGCAGCCGGTTCACGGGGACGCCCCGGCGGGTCCTGTACTTCTGGCACACCGTGCTGAACAACTTCCTGACGACGCTCTCCAACATGACGAGCGGGCTGAACCTCACGGACATGGAGACCTGTTACAAGGCCTTCCGCGCGGAGGTGTTGCGCTCCATCGAGGTGGAGGAGGAGCGCTTCGGCTTCGAGCCCGAAATCACCGCCAAGGTGGCTCGCGGCAACTGGCGCATCTACGAGGTGCCCATCAGCTACCACGGGCGCACCTACGAAGAGGGCAAGAAGATCGGCTGGAAGGATGGCGTGCGCGCGCTGTACGTCATCGGCAAGTACGCGCTGAAGCGCTGA
- a CDS encoding SelT/SelW/SelH family protein, with product MAEPKVTITYCTSUGYKPRAARAAAALKDELDVMAELRPGPSGSYEVAVDGKVVIRKESLAFPTDAEVVEAVDKALGR from the coding sequence ATGGCCGAGCCGAAGGTGACGATCACCTACTGTACCTCCTGAGGCTACAAGCCTCGGGCCGCCCGTGCGGCGGCCGCGCTGAAGGACGAGTTGGATGTGATGGCGGAGCTCAGACCCGGGCCGTCGGGGAGCTACGAGGTCGCCGTGGACGGCAAGGTGGTCATCCGGAAGGAGTCGCTGGCCTTCCCCACCGACGCGGAGGTCGTGGAGGCGGTGGACAAAGCGCTGGGACGCTGA
- a CDS encoding DUF1501 domain-containing protein, which translates to MNRRHFLAGAAAGAAISTLDWLRFFRAFGVPGTKKELGFAEAAAAEADNPRFLIYWFQEGGWDGYSMFNPVHTPNDSIRVIPAGELRPVPSWTQHRYRPKNYGTSPSDPPKTQGNIQYGYLAQDGLELFPDMAVVSSHNGNTFHSGGRWEYHYGKYSASLSGKRNADERTVMQAFCEAYGNGFLLPHVSWHRWLADGELSIPSYPEGTGYYEKLGPVHAHTIYGKTPSAMRERLSSLGNVAQGQRDARIRQFTDNLQASFLAEKNSESVRAFNSALQIHRALTAGGSINLDPRTLFTDATARAEFGITAADEATDSSSINGNPARTKETPNTNVQALMTYELMTKGLSIGFFIENRGLRQFDTHRDRRGIMSNKGQTEQRDMMRKNLWAPLKTLVAKLKATPYGATGRSYYDYTTIVLASEMGRTIQGDVEAILAKADVTDAQKYEEIMTQDCCQHWRVNSVAFLGGTVRGNSQFGRVGSASLDGIPLMPDGTLDPAYDPDTGLLITGRTKSPSSFISDAGHVYSTALYLAGLDPAALKAAGKGRNDRAPMKFIKRDVA; encoded by the coding sequence ATGAACCGCCGCCACTTCCTCGCGGGCGCCGCCGCGGGCGCCGCCATCAGCACCCTGGACTGGCTCCGCTTCTTCCGCGCCTTCGGTGTCCCGGGGACGAAGAAGGAGCTGGGCTTCGCCGAGGCCGCCGCCGCCGAGGCCGACAACCCACGCTTCCTCATCTACTGGTTCCAGGAGGGGGGCTGGGACGGGTACTCGATGTTCAACCCCGTCCACACGCCCAACGACTCCATCCGCGTCATCCCCGCCGGGGAGCTGCGCCCGGTGCCGTCGTGGACCCAGCACCGCTACCGCCCGAAGAACTACGGCACCTCGCCGTCGGACCCGCCCAAGACGCAGGGCAACATCCAGTACGGCTACCTGGCGCAGGACGGCCTGGAGCTGTTCCCGGACATGGCCGTCGTCTCCAGCCACAACGGCAACACGTTCCACTCCGGCGGCCGGTGGGAGTACCACTACGGCAAGTACAGCGCGTCGCTGTCCGGCAAGCGCAACGCGGACGAGCGCACGGTGATGCAGGCGTTCTGCGAGGCGTACGGCAACGGCTTCCTGCTGCCCCACGTCTCCTGGCACCGCTGGCTCGCGGATGGCGAGCTGTCCATCCCGTCCTATCCGGAGGGCACCGGCTACTACGAGAAGCTGGGGCCGGTGCACGCGCACACCATCTACGGCAAGACGCCCAGCGCCATGCGCGAGCGGCTGTCCTCGCTGGGCAACGTGGCCCAGGGCCAGCGCGACGCGCGCATCCGCCAGTTCACCGACAACCTCCAGGCCAGCTTCCTGGCGGAGAAGAACAGCGAGTCGGTGCGGGCGTTCAACTCCGCGCTGCAAATCCATCGCGCGCTCACCGCGGGCGGCAGCATCAACCTGGACCCGCGCACGCTGTTCACGGACGCCACGGCGCGCGCGGAGTTCGGCATCACCGCCGCGGACGAGGCGACGGACTCGTCGTCCATCAACGGCAACCCGGCCCGCACCAAGGAGACGCCGAACACCAACGTGCAGGCGCTGATGACGTACGAGCTGATGACGAAGGGCCTGTCCATCGGCTTCTTCATCGAGAACCGGGGCCTGCGCCAGTTCGACACGCACCGCGACCGGCGCGGCATCATGAGCAACAAGGGCCAGACGGAGCAGCGCGACATGATGCGCAAGAACCTCTGGGCCCCGCTCAAGACGCTGGTGGCGAAGTTGAAGGCCACGCCGTACGGCGCCACGGGCCGCAGCTACTACGACTACACCACCATCGTGCTGGCCTCGGAGATGGGCCGGACGATTCAAGGCGACGTGGAGGCCATCCTCGCCAAGGCGGACGTCACCGACGCGCAGAAGTACGAGGAGATCATGACCCAGGACTGCTGCCAGCACTGGCGCGTCAACAGCGTGGCCTTCCTGGGGGGCACCGTGCGCGGCAACTCGCAGTTCGGCCGCGTGGGCAGCGCGTCGCTGGACGGCATCCCCCTCATGCCGGACGGCACGCTGGACCCGGCCTACGACCCGGACACGGGCCTGCTCATCACCGGCCGCACGAAGAGCCCGAGCAGCTTCATCTCCGACGCGGGCCACGTGTACTCGACGGCGCTGTACCTGGCCGGCCTGGACCCCGCGGCGCTCAAGGCCGCGGGAAAGGGGCGCAATGACCGCGCGCCGATGAAGTTCATCAAGCGCGACGTCGCCTGA
- a CDS encoding PQQ-binding-like beta-propeller repeat protein: MAPALPPSPLLVTAFNGVVAASDRATGATRWTFAVPGKSVPGARPRPTHVEVHDERVLVLAGGSEGTLKKNTFIEVHALDYLEGHLLWTQRVEGHPTSRFTGAQLLVEGGQVIVAWSDTLAAFDAASGRVQWRRVSEHGDGGIYQACLDMGVPGARSRHLP; this comes from the coding sequence ATGGCTCCCGCCCTTCCGCCCAGTCCCCTGCTCGTCACCGCCTTCAACGGAGTGGTGGCCGCCTCTGACCGCGCCACCGGCGCCACCCGGTGGACCTTCGCCGTGCCAGGCAAGTCCGTCCCCGGCGCGCGTCCCCGCCCGACGCACGTCGAGGTGCATGACGAGCGCGTGCTCGTGCTCGCCGGCGGCTCCGAGGGGACGTTGAAGAAGAACACCTTCATCGAGGTGCATGCGCTCGACTACCTGGAGGGGCATCTGCTCTGGACGCAGCGGGTGGAGGGCCACCCGACCTCCCGGTTCACGGGGGCGCAGCTGCTCGTGGAGGGAGGGCAGGTCATCGTGGCCTGGTCCGACACGCTGGCTGCGTTCGACGCCGCCTCCGGCCGTGTCCAGTGGCGCCGCGTCAGCGAGCACGGGGATGGAGGAATCTACCAGGCCTGCCTCGACATGGGCGTGCCTGGCGCGCGCTCGCGCCACCTGCCCTGA
- a CDS encoding ATP-binding protein: MNGQLEHAVRGAVSLGRVEMTEGGLLAGLEDLFLGAWNMPHGHCYLWRNDLMALHVLSDTLIGAAYFSISLLLYSLVRRSRLPFGGMILSFGVFIFACGLTHVLEVWNVWHSAYYLGGGVKLVTAVASVATGMYLVPLPGRVMEVMETARLSEERRVQLEVSTRELETLFARLKASEEQRTSFFANVSHELRTPLTLILGPLDRMAERGALTEGDRRDVEVVRRNARMLLRHVNALLDVAKLDAGKMQVHYEEVDLARLVRLCSENFEALAAERRLALSLELPRALPAQVDVEKVERVVMNLLSNAAKFTPTGGRIRVSLRAEGPSGRLEVEDTGPGVPPALRDAIFERFKQGDTDAAQEVSGTGLGLAITRDFATLHGGRVWVEDGREGGARFVVELPLRAPEGARLTFSPREVEAGEVTGAARAEVDLLRAALPDPEEMAGPEDSSRPRVLVVEDTSEMRRFVVEILAKDFHVSSAADGVEGLRRAERFLPDVIVSDMMMPRMGGDRLVRELRTRPGLEFTPVLLLTAREDDALRVESLRAGAQDYVVKPFVSEELVARVTNLAAVKRTREVLQGLLAARSVDLEAMALELGRRKRQLEAALETTARASESRSTLLQLVSHELRTPLSVLQLTQHALQRELSGLNPRALDMFDRMSRSTARLRDMVEMVLQYNQLEEGRWVVRRESVDLGEVAREVLDESRMEAERKGLALELTLPPGRVESRTDARLVQLVLTNLVANAVKYTDQGQVVVEVQPRGEGWRLRVRDTGPGIPYSAQSRVFEPFEHLEPLEHKSRPGVGLGLTLVREMVAVLGGAVSLVSRPGQGSEFTVELPS; the protein is encoded by the coding sequence ATGAACGGCCAGCTCGAGCATGCGGTGCGCGGCGCTGTTTCCCTGGGACGAGTGGAGATGACGGAGGGGGGGCTCCTCGCGGGCCTCGAGGACCTCTTCCTGGGGGCTTGGAACATGCCCCACGGGCACTGCTACCTGTGGCGCAATGACCTGATGGCGCTCCATGTCCTGTCGGACACGCTCATCGGCGCCGCCTACTTCTCCATCTCCCTGCTGCTGTACTCCCTGGTGCGCCGGAGCCGGCTGCCCTTCGGGGGGATGATTCTCTCGTTCGGCGTCTTCATCTTCGCGTGTGGGCTGACCCACGTGCTGGAGGTGTGGAACGTCTGGCACTCCGCCTACTACCTGGGTGGAGGCGTGAAGCTGGTGACGGCCGTGGCCTCCGTGGCCACCGGCATGTACCTGGTGCCGCTGCCCGGACGGGTGATGGAGGTGATGGAGACGGCGCGGCTGTCCGAGGAGCGCCGGGTGCAGCTGGAGGTGAGCACCCGGGAGCTGGAGACGCTGTTCGCGCGGCTCAAGGCCTCGGAGGAGCAGCGCACCAGCTTCTTCGCCAATGTCAGCCACGAGCTGCGCACGCCGCTGACGCTCATCCTCGGGCCCCTGGACCGCATGGCCGAGCGCGGGGCGCTGACGGAGGGCGACCGGCGGGACGTGGAGGTGGTGCGCCGCAACGCGCGCATGCTGCTGCGGCACGTGAACGCGCTGCTGGACGTGGCCAAGCTGGACGCCGGGAAGATGCAGGTGCACTACGAGGAGGTGGACCTGGCGCGGCTGGTCCGCTTGTGCTCGGAGAACTTCGAGGCGTTGGCGGCGGAGCGGCGGCTGGCCCTGTCGCTGGAGCTGCCCCGCGCGCTGCCGGCGCAGGTGGACGTGGAGAAGGTGGAGCGGGTGGTGATGAACCTGCTGTCCAACGCGGCCAAGTTCACGCCGACGGGCGGGCGCATCCGCGTGTCGCTGCGCGCCGAGGGCCCGTCGGGGCGTCTGGAGGTGGAGGACACCGGCCCGGGCGTGCCGCCCGCGCTGCGCGACGCCATCTTCGAGCGCTTCAAGCAGGGCGACACCGACGCCGCCCAGGAGGTCAGCGGCACGGGCCTGGGGCTGGCCATCACCCGCGACTTCGCGACGCTGCACGGCGGCCGCGTCTGGGTGGAGGACGGGCGGGAGGGTGGGGCGCGCTTCGTGGTGGAGCTGCCGCTGCGGGCGCCGGAGGGCGCGCGGCTCACGTTCAGCCCGCGCGAGGTGGAGGCCGGCGAGGTGACGGGCGCGGCGCGCGCGGAGGTGGACCTGCTGCGCGCCGCGCTGCCGGACCCGGAGGAGATGGCGGGCCCCGAGGACTCCAGCCGCCCGCGCGTGCTGGTGGTCGAGGACACGAGCGAGATGCGCCGCTTCGTGGTGGAGATCCTGGCGAAGGACTTCCACGTGAGCAGCGCGGCGGACGGAGTCGAGGGGTTGCGGCGGGCCGAGCGCTTCCTCCCGGACGTCATCGTCAGCGACATGATGATGCCGCGCATGGGCGGCGACCGGCTGGTGCGCGAGCTGCGCACGCGGCCGGGGCTGGAGTTCACGCCCGTGCTGCTGCTGACCGCGCGCGAGGACGACGCGCTGCGCGTGGAGTCGCTGCGCGCCGGGGCGCAGGACTACGTGGTGAAGCCCTTCGTGTCCGAGGAGCTGGTGGCCCGGGTGACGAACCTGGCCGCGGTGAAGCGCACGCGGGAGGTGCTCCAGGGCCTGCTGGCCGCGCGCTCGGTGGACCTGGAGGCGATGGCGCTGGAGTTGGGCCGCCGCAAGCGGCAGCTCGAGGCGGCGCTGGAGACGACCGCGCGCGCCAGCGAGTCGCGCAGCACGCTGTTGCAGCTGGTGTCCCATGAGCTGCGCACGCCGCTGTCGGTGCTCCAGCTCACGCAGCACGCGCTCCAGCGGGAGCTGTCGGGGCTGAACCCGCGGGCGCTCGACATGTTCGACCGGATGAGCCGCTCCACCGCGCGGCTGCGGGACATGGTGGAGATGGTGCTCCAGTACAACCAGCTCGAGGAGGGGCGGTGGGTGGTGCGCCGCGAGTCGGTGGACCTGGGCGAGGTGGCGCGCGAGGTGCTCGACGAGTCCCGCATGGAGGCCGAGCGCAAGGGGCTGGCGCTGGAGCTGACGCTGCCGCCGGGGCGGGTGGAGTCGCGCACGGACGCGCGCCTGGTCCAGCTGGTGCTGACCAACCTGGTGGCCAACGCGGTGAAGTACACGGACCAGGGACAGGTCGTCGTGGAGGTCCAGCCGCGCGGCGAGGGATGGCGGCTGCGTGTGCGCGACACCGGCCCGGGGATTCCCTATTCGGCGCAGTCCCGCGTCTTCGAACCCTTCGAGCACCTGGAGCCGCTGGAGCACAAGTCCAGGCCCGGCGTGGGGCTGGGGCTCACGCTGGTGCGGGAGATGGTGGCGGTGCTCGGCGGCGCGGTGTCGCTGGTGTCGCGGCCGGGACAGGGCAGCGAGTTCACCGTCGAGCTGCCGTCCTGA
- a CDS encoding DUF2019 domain-containing protein, giving the protein MKTEEWKRLTTVELTERYREASAEHGRLLDARKTRAANKAYDRAASIEEELKSRGAEAQAVLLALLDDPEPGTRFWAAAAVLPFAPDKSLPVLTLLAEPPMSMVGLSAAMLREQWEQGAYRPAR; this is encoded by the coding sequence ATGAAGACAGAGGAATGGAAGCGCCTCACCACGGTGGAGCTGACGGAGCGCTATCGCGAAGCCAGCGCGGAGCACGGTCGTCTGTTGGACGCGCGAAAGACGCGCGCCGCGAACAAGGCGTATGACCGGGCGGCCAGCATCGAAGAGGAGCTGAAGTCACGCGGCGCCGAGGCCCAGGCGGTCCTCCTGGCGCTCCTCGACGACCCGGAGCCGGGGACGCGGTTCTGGGCGGCGGCGGCCGTGCTGCCGTTCGCTCCCGACAAGAGCCTGCCCGTGCTCACGCTGCTCGCGGAGCCCCCCATGAGCATGGTGGGGCTCAGCGCGGCGATGCTTCGAGAGCAGTGGGAGCAAGGGGCATATCGCCCCGCGCGCTGA
- a CDS encoding pyridoxal phosphate-dependent decarboxylase family protein, producing MTDLRARLAAAYDADSFRREGHRLVDTLADYLANMAKGPDLPVLPWAAPAVNVDRFAVSFPEHPTGDFAELVARVLSGSNHLHHPRYMGHQVTAPVPLAALCDAISSLLNNGMAVYEMGPVSTAMERNVLRWMAARLAMPESTDGVLTSGGSLGNLTALLAARQAKAGYDAWNGGAHAGPPLTLLVPRTAHYCLARATRVMGWGEGGVTPLEVDEHFRLRPDSLEEGLAAATRAGRKVIAVVASAGSTATGAFDPLEPVADFCERHDLWFHVDGAHGAAAVLSAPHRHQVRGIERADSVVWDAHKGLLMPALVTAVLFRDGSRSFQSFAQEASYLFHGDDEHPWSDVGLRTMECTKEMMALKLYTCLSVLGTRLFADAVTASYDQARRFAERLSSADDFELAVSPECNIVCFRHTPAHVPASEWDALQARLRERLVTRGDFYLVQTRLPRGTYLRVTLINPLTRDEDLDALMDALRTAARR from the coding sequence ATGACGGACCTCCGAGCACGCCTCGCCGCCGCGTACGACGCCGACTCCTTCCGCCGCGAGGGCCACCGGCTGGTGGACACGCTCGCGGACTACCTCGCCAACATGGCGAAGGGGCCAGACCTGCCCGTGCTGCCCTGGGCGGCGCCCGCGGTGAACGTGGACCGCTTCGCCGTCTCCTTCCCGGAGCACCCCACGGGCGACTTCGCGGAGTTGGTGGCGCGTGTCCTCTCCGGCTCCAATCACTTGCATCACCCGCGATACATGGGTCACCAGGTGACGGCCCCCGTGCCCCTTGCGGCGCTGTGTGACGCCATCTCCTCCCTGCTCAACAACGGCATGGCCGTGTACGAGATGGGCCCCGTCTCCACGGCGATGGAGCGCAACGTGCTGCGGTGGATGGCGGCGCGGCTGGCCATGCCCGAGTCCACCGACGGCGTGCTCACCTCGGGCGGCTCGCTCGGCAACCTCACCGCCCTGCTCGCCGCGCGGCAGGCGAAGGCCGGCTACGACGCGTGGAACGGCGGCGCCCACGCCGGCCCACCCCTCACCCTCCTGGTGCCACGGACCGCGCATTACTGCCTGGCCCGCGCCACCCGCGTCATGGGCTGGGGCGAGGGCGGCGTGACGCCCCTGGAGGTCGACGAGCACTTCCGCCTGCGCCCGGACTCGCTGGAGGAGGGCCTCGCGGCGGCCACGCGCGCGGGGCGCAAGGTCATCGCGGTGGTGGCGAGCGCCGGCTCCACGGCCACCGGCGCCTTCGACCCGCTGGAGCCGGTGGCCGACTTCTGCGAACGCCACGACCTGTGGTTCCACGTGGACGGCGCGCATGGCGCCGCCGCCGTGCTCAGCGCGCCCCACCGCCACCAGGTGCGAGGCATCGAGCGAGCGGACTCGGTGGTGTGGGACGCGCACAAGGGCCTGCTCATGCCGGCGCTGGTGACGGCGGTCCTCTTCCGCGACGGGTCCCGCTCCTTCCAGTCCTTCGCCCAGGAGGCCAGCTACCTCTTCCACGGCGACGACGAGCACCCCTGGAGCGACGTGGGCCTGCGGACCATGGAGTGCACGAAGGAGATGATGGCGCTCAAGCTGTACACCTGCCTGTCCGTGCTGGGCACGCGCCTGTTCGCGGACGCGGTGACGGCGTCGTACGACCAGGCCCGCCGCTTCGCCGAGCGGCTGTCCTCCGCCGACGACTTCGAGCTGGCCGTGTCCCCGGAGTGCAACATCGTCTGCTTCCGTCACACGCCCGCGCACGTGCCCGCCTCGGAGTGGGACGCCCTCCAAGCCCGGCTGCGCGAGCGGCTGGTGACGCGCGGCGACTTCTACCTCGTGCAGACCCGGCTGCCCCGGGGCACCTACCTGCGCGTCACCCTCATCAACCCGCTCACCCGCGACGAGGACCTGGACGCCCTCATGGACGCGCTCAGGACGGCAGCTCGACGGTGA
- a CDS encoding carbohydrate-binding domain-containing protein, protein MSASPSRPWSLAVAVLVSCCAGCLGEASLTQDGRPDYDDPNPPPPPVQQDGSLPCNLDSVPATVTLRSIAEDFDREVQPAMVREDSGCLSCHGTTSGRLFKVGLDGVENFYAIRAAGYFSTGSGSMVSRLVTKDESVRMPRGQPSWTAREIAAVASITCQVAAVEARQPASKPDEEFPPALLAAYAGPDVSTYDNPFLGYDQLKGKVKAVFNDDWVRSGVDRFAQNVGLFGGVDYKDHFVEARVATADFFLGLDDLSRDVCLQAATAKTGPFAGLDVGAPLVDIPAPTTKQYEMENAYRDGSTTPMPAGTQILASTGQKSGTTGWNLYTTGTLTTLQPYTFPASATYRFTVKAKGDLCGPDLPHLQLKVDGVLVAEWDVPNNTAYADFVHTQAVTAGDHILTVGFTNDYNESGVCDRNLHVDALVVYGPTEAATGTQRADAAKAKVDQLYRRMLYRASTATERDNGYALVKDLMGLEANAPKAWSGLCEGLMRAPDFLFTLPPSYEKLTGKERDRLLLVKLAQDLLGRPPSAADFTALETGQKAWETFVDEYLASPDFQTNYFRRMRVRTESEGTPDTDEPARLWTYLVREERPLQELLMGDYSVDTTFKQVARAPEHGKTGVLTMKGFIKNKPGLPHYNYAARVMTDFMGTLYEVPAEVFDMRGAATAASTVDPTSICYSCHQTLTPLAHQRLRWDDEGNYRTQDAQGQTLDDTDRGLAATYAFKGQGMEAFATQAVKKEAFIRRTLNAQFALFFGREMRHQEDERVIYKRLWDVSHENGGSLKAVLKTLATSPEYLRR, encoded by the coding sequence ATGAGCGCTTCCCCCTCGCGCCCGTGGAGCCTCGCAGTGGCCGTGCTCGTGTCGTGCTGCGCCGGGTGTCTCGGCGAGGCGTCGCTCACGCAGGACGGCAGGCCGGACTACGACGACCCGAACCCGCCGCCGCCCCCCGTGCAGCAGGACGGCTCGTTGCCCTGCAACCTGGACAGTGTCCCGGCGACGGTGACGTTGCGGAGCATCGCCGAGGACTTCGACCGGGAGGTGCAGCCGGCGATGGTGCGCGAGGACTCCGGCTGTCTGTCCTGCCACGGCACGACGAGCGGCCGGCTCTTCAAGGTGGGGCTCGACGGCGTGGAGAACTTCTACGCCATCCGCGCCGCGGGTTACTTCTCCACCGGCTCCGGCTCCATGGTGTCCCGGCTCGTCACGAAGGACGAGAGCGTGCGCATGCCACGCGGCCAGCCGTCGTGGACGGCGCGGGAGATCGCCGCGGTGGCGAGCATCACCTGCCAGGTGGCCGCGGTGGAGGCGCGCCAGCCCGCGTCGAAGCCGGACGAGGAGTTCCCGCCCGCGCTGCTCGCGGCGTACGCGGGCCCGGACGTGTCGACGTATGACAATCCCTTCCTGGGCTACGACCAGCTCAAGGGCAAGGTGAAGGCCGTCTTCAACGACGACTGGGTGCGTTCGGGCGTGGACCGCTTCGCGCAGAACGTGGGGCTGTTCGGCGGCGTGGACTACAAGGACCACTTCGTCGAGGCGCGCGTGGCCACCGCGGACTTCTTCCTGGGCCTGGACGACCTGTCGCGCGACGTGTGCCTCCAGGCCGCCACCGCGAAGACGGGCCCCTTCGCGGGCCTGGACGTGGGCGCGCCGCTCGTCGACATCCCCGCGCCCACCACGAAGCAGTACGAGATGGAGAACGCGTACCGCGACGGCTCCACCACGCCCATGCCGGCCGGCACGCAGATTCTGGCCAGCACCGGCCAGAAGTCCGGCACCACCGGCTGGAACCTCTACACCACCGGCACCCTCACCACGCTCCAGCCGTACACCTTCCCCGCTTCCGCCACCTACCGCTTCACGGTGAAGGCCAAGGGCGACCTGTGCGGCCCGGACCTGCCGCACCTGCAGCTCAAGGTGGACGGCGTGCTGGTGGCCGAGTGGGACGTCCCCAACAACACCGCCTACGCGGACTTCGTGCACACCCAGGCGGTGACGGCGGGTGACCACATCCTCACGGTGGGCTTCACCAACGACTACAACGAGTCGGGCGTGTGCGACCGCAACCTGCACGTGGACGCGCTCGTCGTGTACGGCCCCACGGAGGCGGCCACCGGCACGCAGCGCGCGGACGCGGCGAAGGCCAAGGTGGACCAGCTCTACCGGCGCATGCTGTACCGCGCGTCCACCGCCACCGAGCGCGACAACGGCTACGCGCTGGTGAAGGACCTGATGGGCCTGGAGGCCAACGCGCCCAAGGCGTGGAGCGGCCTGTGCGAGGGGTTGATGCGGGCCCCCGACTTCCTGTTCACCCTGCCCCCCTCCTACGAGAAGCTCACCGGCAAAGAGCGCGACCGGCTGCTCCTGGTGAAGCTGGCGCAGGACCTGCTGGGCCGCCCTCCGTCCGCGGCGGACTTCACCGCGCTGGAGACGGGCCAGAAGGCGTGGGAGACGTTCGTCGACGAGTACCTGGCGTCCCCCGACTTCCAGACGAACTACTTCCGCCGCATGCGGGTGCGCACGGAGAGCGAGGGCACGCCGGACACGGACGAGCCCGCGCGGCTGTGGACGTACCTGGTGCGCGAGGAGCGGCCCCTCCAGGAGCTGCTCATGGGCGACTATTCGGTGGACACCACCTTCAAGCAGGTGGCGCGCGCGCCCGAGCACGGGAAGACGGGCGTGCTCACCATGAAGGGCTTCATCAAGAACAAGCCCGGCCTGCCGCACTACAACTACGCGGCGCGCGTGATGACGGACTTCATGGGCACGCTGTACGAGGTGCCCGCGGAGGTGTTCGACATGCGCGGCGCGGCCACGGCCGCCTCCACGGTGGACCCCACCAGCATCTGCTACTCGTGCCACCAGACGCTCACCCCGCTGGCGCACCAGCGCCTGCGCTGGGACGACGAGGGCAACTACCGCACGCAGGACGCCCAGGGGCAGACGCTCGACGACACCGACCGGGGGCTCGCCGCCACCTACGCCTTCAAGGGCCAGGGCATGGAGGCCTTCGCCACGCAGGCGGTGAAGAAGGAGGCCTTCATCCGCCGCACGCTCAACGCGCAGTTCGCCCTCTTCTTCGGCCGCGAGATGCGGCACCAGGAGGACGAGCGCGTCATCTACAAGCGCCTGTGGGACGTCAGCCACGAGAACGGGGGCAGCCTGAAGGCCGTCCTCAAGACGCTCGCCACCTCCCCCGAGTACCTGCGCCGCTAG